In one Achromobacter spanius genomic region, the following are encoded:
- a CDS encoding D-alanine--D-alanine ligase gives MSAQFGKVGVLYGGRSAEREVSLMSGKGVQQALASAGVDAHLFDTGERSLAELAAEGFDRVFIALHGRYGEDGTIQGALELLGIPYTGSGPMASALAMDKTMTKRVWLQNGLPTPEFEVLDADTELRLVPDRLSLPLIIKPPHEGSTVGITKVVGYSDMKEAYAAAARFDSVVLAEQFITGRELTVAVLGSGKGARALPVIEIAAPGGNYDYEHKYFSDDTQYFCPATLPDGVAEEVADIAVKAYQVLGCEGWGRADFILDRNNRPWLLEMNTSPGMTSHSLVPMAAKAVGISYADLCVAILSEASCKVHSASRNA, from the coding sequence ATGAGCGCGCAATTCGGCAAAGTGGGTGTGTTGTACGGCGGTCGTTCCGCAGAACGCGAGGTGTCTCTGATGTCCGGCAAGGGCGTGCAGCAGGCGCTGGCCAGCGCAGGCGTGGACGCGCACCTGTTCGACACGGGTGAACGCAGCCTGGCCGAACTGGCTGCCGAAGGTTTCGACCGCGTCTTCATCGCGCTGCATGGCCGCTACGGCGAAGACGGCACGATCCAGGGCGCGCTGGAACTGTTGGGCATTCCGTACACCGGCAGCGGCCCGATGGCGTCCGCGCTGGCCATGGACAAAACCATGACCAAGCGCGTGTGGCTGCAGAACGGCCTGCCGACGCCTGAATTCGAGGTGCTGGACGCCGACACGGAACTGCGCCTGGTGCCCGACCGCCTGAGCCTGCCGCTGATCATCAAGCCGCCGCATGAAGGCTCGACCGTCGGCATCACCAAGGTTGTGGGTTATTCCGACATGAAGGAAGCCTATGCCGCGGCCGCGCGCTTTGACAGCGTGGTGCTGGCCGAGCAGTTCATCACCGGCCGCGAACTGACCGTGGCGGTGCTGGGCTCGGGCAAGGGGGCGCGTGCGCTGCCGGTGATCGAGATCGCCGCGCCCGGCGGCAACTACGACTACGAACACAAGTATTTCTCGGACGACACCCAGTATTTCTGCCCCGCAACGCTACCGGACGGCGTTGCCGAAGAAGTGGCTGATATTGCCGTCAAGGCCTATCAGGTGCTGGGCTGCGAAGGCTGGGGCCGCGCCGACTTCATCCTCGACCGCAACAACCGGCCGTGGCTGCTTGAAATGAATACCTCGCCTGGCATGACCAGCCATTCGTTGGTGCCGATGGCCGCGAAGGCCGTGGGGATCAGCTATGCCGATCTGTGCGTGGCGATTTTGTCCGAAGCCTCGTGCAAAGTGCACAGCGCCTCGCGTAACGCTTGA
- the lpxC gene encoding UDP-3-O-acyl-N-acetylglucosamine deacetylase, with translation MFRQRSIQNLVRTTGVGVHSGRRVELTLRPAQPNTGIVFHRVDLPEVVDLPAQATGVGDTRMASVLQQGNVRVSTVEHLMSALAGLGIDNLHIDLTAEEVPIMDGSAATFVYLLRSAGIVEQNAPKQFIRVKKTVEVREGEGRNEKWARLEPHEGYALAFSIDFRHPAIDSTANFAEIDFATHSYVREIARARTFGFVNEVEALRSMGLARGGSLDNAIVMDEYRVLNSDGLRYDDEFVKHKILDAIGDLYLLGKPLVARYVACKSGHGLNNQLARALLAQQDAWEMVTYESQAEAPQAFRHEWKLA, from the coding sequence ATGTTCCGACAGCGCAGCATTCAGAATCTAGTCCGCACGACAGGCGTCGGCGTCCACTCCGGACGGCGGGTAGAACTCACTCTGCGTCCGGCACAGCCCAATACGGGCATTGTTTTCCACCGCGTGGACCTGCCTGAAGTCGTGGACCTGCCTGCTCAGGCCACGGGCGTGGGCGATACGCGCATGGCGTCGGTCCTGCAACAGGGCAACGTCCGCGTTTCCACGGTAGAGCACCTGATGTCGGCATTGGCCGGCCTGGGTATCGACAACCTGCATATCGACCTCACTGCCGAAGAAGTCCCCATCATGGACGGCAGTGCGGCAACCTTTGTTTATCTGTTGCGCTCGGCGGGCATCGTTGAGCAGAACGCGCCCAAGCAATTCATCCGCGTGAAGAAAACCGTGGAAGTGCGCGAAGGCGAAGGCCGCAACGAGAAATGGGCCCGGCTGGAGCCGCATGAAGGCTACGCGCTGGCCTTCTCGATTGACTTCCGCCACCCCGCCATTGATTCCACCGCCAATTTCGCCGAGATCGATTTCGCCACGCACTCGTATGTGCGCGAAATCGCCCGCGCGCGCACCTTCGGGTTCGTGAATGAAGTGGAAGCGCTGCGCTCGATGGGCCTGGCGCGCGGCGGCAGCCTGGACAACGCCATCGTCATGGACGAATACCGGGTGCTGAACAGCGACGGGCTGCGCTATGACGACGAATTCGTGAAGCACAAGATCCTGGACGCCATCGGCGACCTGTATCTGTTGGGTAAACCGCTGGTGGCGCGCTATGTGGCGTGCAAGTCGGGCCACGGCCTGAACAACCAATTGGCTCGCGCGCTGCTTGCTCAGCAAGACGCCTGGGAAATGGTCACCTATGAATCGCAGGCAGAAGCGCCGCAGGCCTTCCGCCATGAATGGAAGCTGGCGTAA
- the murC gene encoding UDP-N-acetylmuramate--L-alanine ligase → MKHRIQHIHFVGIGGSGMSGIAEVLLNLGYTISGSDLNESAVTRRLAGLGAKIAIGHVASNVTGAAAIVTSTAVAGDNPEVIAARAARIPVVPRAVMLAELMRLKRGIAVAGTHGKTTTTSLVASVLAAGDLDPTFVIGGRLNSAGANARLGQGDYIVVEADESDASFLNLLPVMAIVTNIDADHMDTYGHDVARLKSAFIEFTQRLPFYGSAVLCSDDANVREIMPFVSRPITTYGLNEDAQVRAYEVQPAGTRMRFNVQRTHLDTLLPPLQVELNLPGLHNVRNALAAIAVATELGVSDDAIRDSLAAFKGVGRRFTQTGEFPVPASHGGGTFTVVDDYGHHPVEMAATLAAARGAWPDRRIVLAFQPHRYTRTRDCFEDFVRVLGTADAVLLTEVYAAGEPPLVAADGRALSRALRVAGKVEPVFVEDVAELPQAVVDFVRNGDVVIVMGAGSISKVPAQVGELA, encoded by the coding sequence ATGAAACACAGAATTCAACATATCCATTTCGTAGGCATCGGCGGCTCTGGCATGAGCGGCATTGCCGAAGTGCTGCTCAACCTGGGCTACACGATCAGCGGGTCCGACCTGAACGAGTCGGCGGTGACGCGCCGTCTGGCCGGTCTGGGTGCAAAGATCGCAATCGGCCACGTGGCCAGCAACGTCACGGGCGCGGCCGCCATCGTCACGTCCACCGCGGTGGCGGGCGACAACCCCGAAGTGATCGCCGCGAGGGCCGCGCGTATCCCCGTGGTGCCGCGCGCCGTCATGCTGGCGGAGCTGATGCGCTTGAAGCGTGGCATCGCGGTAGCCGGCACGCACGGCAAGACCACGACCACCAGCCTGGTGGCCAGCGTGCTTGCCGCTGGCGATCTGGACCCCACTTTCGTGATCGGCGGACGCTTGAACTCGGCCGGCGCCAATGCACGCCTGGGTCAGGGCGACTACATCGTGGTCGAGGCCGACGAGTCCGATGCGTCGTTCCTGAACCTGTTGCCGGTGATGGCCATCGTGACCAACATCGATGCTGATCACATGGATACCTACGGGCACGACGTGGCCCGCCTGAAAAGCGCTTTCATCGAATTCACGCAGCGCCTGCCGTTCTATGGCAGCGCGGTGCTGTGCTCGGATGACGCGAACGTGCGCGAGATCATGCCGTTCGTGTCGCGTCCGATCACCACCTACGGCCTGAACGAAGACGCGCAGGTGCGCGCCTATGAAGTGCAGCCGGCCGGTACGCGCATGCGCTTCAACGTGCAGCGCACGCACCTCGACACGCTGCTGCCGCCCCTGCAAGTGGAATTGAACCTGCCCGGCCTGCACAACGTGCGCAACGCGCTGGCCGCGATTGCCGTTGCCACCGAGCTGGGCGTGTCCGACGACGCCATCCGCGACTCGCTGGCCGCTTTCAAGGGCGTGGGCCGCCGGTTCACGCAGACGGGCGAATTTCCGGTACCGGCCAGTCATGGCGGCGGCACCTTCACGGTGGTCGACGATTACGGCCATCACCCGGTTGAAATGGCCGCCACGCTGGCCGCCGCGCGCGGCGCCTGGCCTGACCGCCGAATTGTGTTGGCTTTCCAGCCGCACCGTTACACGCGGACGCGCGATTGTTTTGAAGATTTTGTGCGAGTCCTGGGCACCGCCGACGCCGTGCTGCTGACCGAGGTGTACGCCGCCGGCGAGCCGCCGCTGGTGGCCGCCGATGGCCGTGCGCTGTCGCGCGCGCTGCGGGTGGCGGGCAAGGTTGAGCCGGTGTTCGTCGAGGACGTGGCTGAACTGCCGCAGGCCGTGGTCGACTTCGTGCGCAACGGCGATGTCGTCATCGTGATGGGAGCGGGTTCGATCAGCAAGGTCCCCGCCCAAGTAGGAGAGCTGGCATGA
- the ftsZ gene encoding cell division protein FtsZ: MMNFEMLENNTKGTVIKVVGVGGAGGNAVAHMIRSGVHGVDFICANTDAQALAATNAPVQIRLGRTGLGAGAKPEQGRASAETAREEIRAALNGAHMVFITAGMGGGTGTGAGPVVAEVAKELGILTVGVVTKPFTFEGNKRLKMAEDGIAELAKHVHSLIVVLNENLYELMDEDATQEDCFRSADDILHNACAGIAEIINVEGNVNVDFEDVKTIMGEQGQAMMGTASASGADRARVAAEHAIACPLLEGVDLNGARGVLVNITASRTLKMRETREIMETIRSYASDDATVIFGTAYDESMGENLRVTVVATGLGRAQSRPQLVQNTAEVLRTGTDNMPMGTMPAGQGGDYRNLDMPSVMRNPRSQASAQVRALESSGMDHFDIPAFLRKQAD; this comes from the coding sequence ATGATGAACTTTGAGATGCTTGAGAACAACACCAAAGGGACCGTAATCAAGGTCGTTGGTGTGGGCGGTGCGGGCGGCAATGCCGTCGCGCACATGATTCGCAGCGGCGTGCACGGCGTGGATTTCATCTGCGCCAACACCGATGCGCAAGCACTGGCGGCAACCAATGCCCCGGTGCAAATTCGTCTGGGCCGTACCGGCCTGGGTGCGGGCGCCAAGCCCGAGCAAGGACGTGCGTCGGCTGAAACCGCGCGCGAGGAGATCCGTGCTGCGCTGAACGGCGCTCACATGGTCTTCATCACCGCCGGTATGGGCGGTGGCACCGGCACCGGCGCGGGCCCGGTCGTGGCCGAAGTGGCGAAGGAACTGGGCATCCTGACCGTTGGCGTGGTCACCAAGCCTTTCACGTTTGAAGGCAACAAGCGCCTGAAGATGGCCGAGGACGGCATTGCCGAACTGGCCAAGCACGTGCATTCGCTCATCGTGGTGCTCAACGAGAACCTCTATGAACTGATGGACGAGGACGCGACGCAGGAAGACTGCTTCCGTTCGGCCGACGACATCCTGCACAACGCTTGCGCGGGTATCGCCGAAATCATCAACGTCGAAGGTAACGTCAACGTCGACTTCGAAGACGTCAAGACGATCATGGGCGAGCAGGGCCAGGCCATGATGGGCACGGCATCGGCATCGGGCGCGGACCGCGCACGTGTCGCCGCCGAGCACGCCATTGCTTGCCCGCTGCTGGAAGGCGTGGACTTGAACGGCGCGCGTGGCGTGCTGGTCAACATCACCGCCAGCCGCACGCTGAAGATGCGCGAAACGCGCGAAATCATGGAAACGATCCGCAGCTACGCTTCGGACGACGCAACCGTGATCTTCGGTACCGCCTACGACGAGTCCATGGGTGAAAACCTGCGCGTGACCGTGGTTGCAACCGGCCTGGGCCGTGCGCAGTCGCGTCCGCAATTGGTGCAAAACACCGCTGAGGTGCTGCGCACCGGTACCGACAATATGCCCATGGGCACGATGCCGGCCGGTCAAGGCGGCGATTACCGCAATCTGGACATGCCGTCGGTCATGCGCAATCCGCGCAGCCAGGCGTCGGCTCAAGTGCGTGCTCTGGAAAGCTCGGGAATGGATCATTTCGACATCCCGGCGTTCTTGCGCAAGCAGGCAGATTGA
- the ftsA gene encoding cell division protein FtsA produces MTRDIKDLIVALDIGTSKVVAVVAEILPEGRFEVLGLGQHESRGMRKGVVVNIETTVNSIQRALEEAELMADCKIRDVYTGIAGSHIRSFNSSGMVAVKDKEVTATDVARVIETAKAVNIPTDQQVLHVLTQEFIVDGQEDIREPIGMSGLRLEVRVHIVTGAVSAAQNIVKCVRRCGLEVQDLILQPLASSLAVLTADEKELGVVLVDIGGGTTDVAIFTGGAIRHTAVLPIAGDQITNDIAAMLRTPTPDAEEIKLRYGVAKQVLASPDESVEVPGLGDRGPRQVKRQALGAVIEPRVEELFTLVQQVVRDSGYEDLLASGVVLTGGSAQLPGMIELAEDVFLKPVRVAVPEYEGSLADVMRNPRFSTVMGLLQEARMQRVRGRKVAAQTGNFKSLLARMKEWFMN; encoded by the coding sequence ATGACCCGTGACATCAAGGACCTTATCGTCGCCCTCGATATCGGCACCAGCAAGGTGGTGGCTGTGGTGGCTGAAATTTTGCCCGAAGGGCGATTCGAAGTGCTAGGCCTGGGCCAGCATGAATCGCGCGGCATGCGCAAGGGCGTGGTCGTCAATATCGAGACCACTGTGAATTCCATTCAGCGCGCGCTTGAAGAAGCCGAGCTGATGGCAGATTGCAAGATTCGCGACGTCTACACCGGCATTGCCGGCAGCCATATCCGCAGCTTCAATTCCAGCGGCATGGTCGCTGTGAAGGACAAAGAAGTCACCGCCACCGACGTTGCCCGCGTCATCGAGACCGCCAAGGCGGTCAATATCCCGACCGACCAGCAAGTGCTGCACGTGCTGACGCAGGAGTTCATCGTCGACGGCCAGGAAGACATCCGCGAGCCCATCGGCATGAGCGGCCTGCGCCTGGAAGTGCGCGTGCACATCGTGACGGGCGCGGTCAGCGCCGCGCAGAACATCGTCAAGTGCGTACGCCGCTGCGGCCTGGAAGTGCAAGACCTGATCCTGCAGCCACTGGCCTCCAGCCTGGCCGTGCTGACGGCCGATGAAAAGGAACTGGGCGTGGTGCTGGTGGACATCGGCGGCGGCACGACCGACGTCGCCATCTTCACCGGCGGCGCCATTCGTCATACGGCGGTGCTGCCGATTGCCGGCGACCAGATCACCAACGACATCGCGGCCATGCTGCGCACGCCGACGCCGGACGCCGAAGAAATCAAGCTGCGCTACGGCGTGGCCAAACAGGTGCTGGCCAGCCCGGACGAATCCGTGGAAGTGCCGGGCCTGGGCGACCGTGGTCCGCGCCAGGTCAAGCGCCAGGCGCTGGGCGCCGTGATCGAGCCGCGTGTCGAAGAACTGTTCACGCTGGTGCAGCAGGTGGTGCGCGATTCCGGCTACGAAGACCTGCTGGCGTCGGGTGTGGTGCTGACGGGCGGTTCCGCGCAGTTGCCCGGCATGATCGAACTGGCCGAGGACGTATTCCTCAAGCCGGTACGCGTGGCGGTGCCCGAATACGAAGGAAGCTTGGCCGACGTGATGCGTAACCCGCGCTTTTCGACGGTGATGGGCTTATTGCAGGAAGCACGGATGCAGCGGGTGCGCGGCCGCAAGGTTGCCGCTCAGACAGGTAATTTCAAGAGCCTGCTTGCGCGCATGAAGGAATGGTTCATGAATTAA
- a CDS encoding DciA family protein has translation MRGAGVLATARKHLQIQYAVAAVLPAPLGAVCQVGKLENQCLHLVVPSAAHAAKMRQLAPRVARALADQGWNLNEIAVKVQAGLPKPGARQARPPKEAQPLGDTALGAFETLHEKLRPGPLADAVAKLLRHHKSS, from the coding sequence ATGCGGGGCGCCGGTGTGTTGGCGACCGCCCGCAAGCACTTGCAAATTCAGTATGCGGTGGCGGCGGTTCTGCCCGCCCCGCTAGGTGCTGTGTGCCAGGTCGGCAAGCTGGAAAACCAGTGCCTGCATCTGGTGGTGCCCAGCGCCGCGCATGCAGCCAAGATGCGTCAATTGGCGCCGCGCGTGGCGCGTGCCCTGGCCGATCAAGGCTGGAACCTTAACGAAATTGCCGTCAAGGTACAAGCGGGTTTACCGAAGCCCGGCGCCCGTCAGGCTCGCCCTCCCAAAGAGGCGCAACCCCTGGGCGACACCGCGCTGGGCGCATTCGAGACGCTGCACGAAAAACTACGTCCAGGCCCATTGGCCGACGCGGTGGCCAAGCTTTTGAGGCATCACAAGAGTAGCTGA
- a CDS encoding cell division protein FtsQ/DivIB, translated as MWNDARTTNLIANTLAVLAVCAMLIAGVVWVAQRPFFTLTAIELESMPDTELHYVSPQAVRSAIAGRFKGNFFTVDLDDAREIFESVPWVRHATVRRIWPNVLRVRIEEQQPLALWNENQMINTWGEAFTANTGEVDDETVLPQFSGPEGTESLVVQRYAELARWFAPLDMHVKQLELSPRYAWRVVLSNGMLLDLGRDPGADAPDPHGLPGALPFAARIQRFVQAWPSVAGRLEGRTITQADLRYPNGFALALAPLPASETKSKSTPKPPKKR; from the coding sequence GTGTGGAACGACGCTCGCACTACCAACCTGATCGCCAACACGCTAGCCGTGCTGGCGGTTTGCGCCATGCTCATTGCGGGCGTGGTGTGGGTAGCGCAGCGCCCGTTTTTCACGCTGACGGCCATCGAACTGGAGTCGATGCCGGACACCGAATTGCACTACGTGTCGCCGCAGGCGGTGCGCTCGGCCATCGCGGGCCGCTTCAAGGGCAACTTCTTTACGGTGGACCTGGACGACGCGCGCGAGATTTTCGAATCGGTGCCCTGGGTACGCCATGCCACGGTGCGCCGCATCTGGCCCAATGTGCTGCGTGTTCGGATCGAGGAACAGCAGCCCCTGGCGCTATGGAACGAGAACCAGATGATCAACACCTGGGGCGAGGCGTTCACGGCGAACACGGGCGAGGTGGACGACGAAACCGTATTGCCGCAGTTCTCCGGGCCCGAGGGCACGGAGTCGCTGGTGGTGCAGCGCTACGCCGAATTGGCGCGGTGGTTTGCGCCGCTGGACATGCATGTCAAACAGTTGGAGTTGAGTCCGCGATATGCCTGGCGCGTGGTGTTGTCCAACGGCATGCTGCTGGACCTGGGCCGCGATCCGGGCGCCGATGCGCCGGACCCGCACGGCCTGCCCGGCGCTTTGCCGTTCGCTGCACGCATTCAACGCTTTGTGCAGGCGTGGCCCAGCGTAGCGGGGCGCCTGGAAGGGCGCACCATCACGCAGGCCGACCTGCGCTATCCGAATGGTTTCGCCCTGGCGCTGGCTCCGTTGCCCGCGTCGGAAACCAAATCCAAATCCACACCGAAACCTCCCAAGAAACGCTAA
- a CDS encoding M23 family metallopeptidase gives MHAQDGRDGHFTLGGARLALLLGAALMTAAIFGAAIQRYLTPILPSVHAVGWPLAQQPGRDTDFLRGNMNLLAAKVGALQAKLVSIDGLGQRVAKVAGVAYTDPELAKQLAAAQPEALTQPEATHVMDDLFTDHPPPSAASAEALGRQLDEIQARLAQQSDNLRLLDAALTKRSADQARMPTAMPITDYPYLSSSYGWRRNPVTGRTAMHEGLDFAAPSGTPILAASGGVVLEAKYLPGFGNMVEIDHGDGLITRYAHASSLMVKQGELVERGQQVARVGSSGRSTGPHLHFEVRLAGQPLDPRLFLGTPQNAPPALAQAAGTEPVVR, from the coding sequence ATGCACGCCCAGGACGGGCGGGACGGGCATTTCACCCTGGGCGGTGCGCGGCTGGCGTTGTTGCTTGGGGCCGCCCTGATGACGGCAGCCATCTTTGGCGCCGCCATTCAGCGATACCTTACTCCGATCCTGCCGTCGGTACACGCCGTGGGTTGGCCATTGGCGCAGCAGCCCGGACGCGACACAGATTTCCTGCGGGGAAACATGAACTTGCTGGCCGCCAAGGTCGGCGCGCTGCAGGCCAAGCTGGTCAGCATCGACGGCCTGGGCCAGCGCGTGGCCAAGGTGGCGGGCGTGGCGTACACGGACCCCGAATTGGCCAAGCAACTGGCCGCGGCGCAGCCCGAGGCGCTGACGCAGCCTGAAGCCACCCACGTCATGGACGACCTGTTTACCGACCACCCGCCGCCCAGCGCGGCCTCGGCCGAGGCGCTGGGTCGGCAACTGGACGAAATCCAGGCGCGCCTGGCGCAGCAGTCGGACAACCTGAGGCTGCTGGACGCGGCCCTGACCAAGCGATCCGCGGACCAGGCGCGCATGCCGACCGCCATGCCGATCACCGATTACCCCTACCTGAGTTCGTCCTACGGCTGGCGCCGCAACCCGGTCACGGGGCGCACCGCCATGCACGAAGGGCTGGATTTCGCGGCTCCGTCGGGCACTCCGATCCTGGCCGCCTCCGGTGGCGTCGTCCTCGAGGCCAAGTACCTGCCGGGGTTTGGCAACATGGTCGAGATCGACCATGGCGATGGTTTGATCACTCGTTACGCCCACGCTTCGTCCTTGATGGTGAAGCAGGGCGAGCTTGTGGAGCGCGGCCAGCAAGTGGCCCGCGTGGGCAGTTCGGGCCGCTCAACCGGGCCGCATCTGCACTTTGAAGTCCGCCTTGCCGGACAGCCGCTCGACCCTCGATTGTTCCTGGGAACTCCACAGAACGCGCCGCCTGCCTTGGCGCAAGCCGCAGGGACTGAACCTGTGGTGCGCTGA
- the murG gene encoding undecaprenyldiphospho-muramoylpentapeptide beta-N-acetylglucosaminyltransferase: MTAARTILIMAGGTGGHIMPGLAVADVLRERGWRVLWLGNPDKMEGKLVPPRGIELVPLRFQGVRGKGMSALLKLPFLLLRAFAQAWSRLADVRPDVVLGMGGYVAFPGGVIAALRGTPLVVHEQNAVAGTANKCLAKMSRRVLSGFPGVLPKGEALGNPVRADLCALPDPAVRYASRSGPLRLLVVGGSLGAQALNTVVPQALGRLPQDRRPMVVHQAGEQHLPALQQAYAQTGVQADCRAFIDDMAGALGDADLLICRAGAMTVSEVAAAGVAALFVPLPHAIDDHQTANARFLSDAEAAWLQPQSALTPEWLADWLAQRTRQELEAVAVRARAHAQPEAAVHIADVCEQAAGRSS, encoded by the coding sequence ATGACCGCGGCCCGCACCATTCTGATCATGGCCGGGGGTACCGGCGGACACATCATGCCGGGCCTGGCCGTGGCTGACGTGCTGCGCGAGCGCGGCTGGCGCGTGCTGTGGCTGGGCAACCCGGACAAGATGGAAGGCAAGCTTGTGCCGCCGCGCGGTATAGAACTGGTGCCGCTGCGCTTTCAAGGCGTGCGCGGCAAGGGAATGTCCGCGCTGCTGAAGCTGCCGTTTCTGCTGCTGCGCGCGTTCGCACAAGCTTGGTCGCGGTTGGCGGATGTGCGGCCTGACGTGGTGCTGGGTATGGGCGGCTACGTGGCTTTTCCCGGGGGCGTGATCGCAGCCCTGCGCGGCACGCCGCTGGTAGTGCACGAGCAGAATGCCGTGGCCGGCACCGCGAACAAGTGCTTGGCCAAGATGTCGCGTCGTGTGCTCAGCGGCTTTCCGGGCGTGCTGCCCAAGGGCGAAGCGCTGGGTAATCCCGTGCGTGCCGACCTGTGCGCGCTGCCCGATCCGGCGGTTCGTTATGCCAGCCGTTCCGGCCCGCTGCGCCTGCTTGTCGTGGGTGGCAGCCTGGGCGCGCAGGCGCTGAATACGGTGGTTCCGCAGGCGCTGGGCCGCCTGCCGCAAGATCGCCGCCCGATGGTCGTCCATCAGGCTGGCGAACAGCATCTACCCGCGCTGCAACAGGCCTACGCCCAGACGGGCGTGCAGGCCGATTGCCGCGCGTTCATCGATGACATGGCGGGCGCCTTGGGCGATGCCGACCTGCTGATCTGCCGCGCGGGCGCCATGACGGTGTCCGAAGTGGCCGCAGCGGGCGTCGCCGCGCTGTTCGTGCCCCTGCCGCATGCCATTGATGACCATCAGACCGCCAATGCGCGCTTTTTGAGCGACGCAGAGGCCGCTTGGCTGCAGCCGCAGTCCGCCCTGACGCCCGAGTGGCTGGCGGACTGGCTGGCCCAGCGTACCCGACAAGAACTCGAGGCCGTCGCCGTCCGGGCCCGCGCGCATGCGCAGCCGGAAGCCGCGGTCCATATCGCCGATGTCTGCGAACAAGCAGCGGGGCGTTCATCATGA